One Coffea arabica cultivar ET-39 chromosome 5e, Coffea Arabica ET-39 HiFi, whole genome shotgun sequence DNA segment encodes these proteins:
- the LOC113688579 gene encoding WRKY transcription factor 1-like isoform X2, translating into MQPRDSPHNGVPVSPSNSGEFVSCVVPKIESGSLQQKQISASESCEPEAHKVPPLVKNEKDELNQWQSHGAGNHSTAYGETEVLDSGKDVAISNRVSIVPKKELVSDGQLHASVSSKQLIPENGNRASQFNQVSVQPKEELGPSEQNLSPHTGSNTPMSGEKLIPESGTHVSQFNHVSIITKMDPDGPEQEQGTDAGKDASLPCEGRGTDSSVLEKSLQHMQNTNMRVCTSSSDQEKITYSAKPEKVLYKLQPRRNPDSGVHATQSEQGSNSPRIREKALDDGYNWRKYGQKLVKGNVFVRSYYKCTYSTCRAKKQVERLHDGRLTDIKYIGKHEHPKLQSSPQCTAFVSPSEVSKADMPAIATSEAEDELVVAHNDKPQPIDPAETPRELAATASNNSTGKAVPQLHNPRDDIDNDISPTSKRQKRETCDVHNNQVKKTHCESRQVVHMMSEVDIVNDGYRWRKYGQKLVKGNPNPRDLVLSRGMSNLGGSSKGT; encoded by the exons ATGCAGCCAAGGGATAGCCCTCATAATGGGGTTCctgtgtcaccatccaattcaggTGAGTTTGTTTCTTGTGTAGTACCGAAAATTGAATCAGGAAGTCTGCAGCAAAAACAGATCTCTGCGAGTGAAAGTTGTGAACCAGAGGCACATAAAGTCCCTCCCTTagtgaaaaatgagaaagaTGAATTGAATCAGTGGCAGAGCCATGGTGCAGGAAATCATTCAACAGCATATGGTGAAACTGAAGTACTTGATAGTGGGAAAGATGTAGCAATATCCAATCGAGTTTCTATTGTACCAAAAAAGGAGCTAGTTTCTGATGGTCAGCTTCATGCATCAGTGTCTAGTAAGCAATTAATCCCTGAGAATGGAAACAGGGCATCGCAGTTCAATCAAGTGTCTGTGCAGCCAAAGGAGGAGTTGGGTCCCTCAGAGCAGAATTTGAGTCCACATACTGGAAGCAATACACCAATGTCTGGTGAGAAACTGATACCTGAGAGTGGGACCCATGTGTCACAATTCAATCATGTTTCTATAATTACAAAAATGGATCCAGATGGTCCAGAGCAGGAACAAGGAACTGATGCTGGAAAAGATGCATCACTACCCTGTGAAGGAAGAGGAACTGATTCTTCAGTGCTTGAGAAGTCTTTGCAacatatgcaaaatactaataTGCGTGTGTGCACATCTTCATCTGATCAAGAGAAAATCACTTATTCTGCTAAACCAGAGAAAGTTCTATATAAGTTGCAGCCAAGACGGAACCCTGATAGTGGGGTTCATGCAACACAATCTGAACAGGGAAGCAATTCCCCTAGAATACGTGAAAAAGCATTGGATGATGGATATAATTGGCGGAAGTATGGACAGAAGCTTGTTAAAGGAAATGTTTTTGTAAGGAGCTATTACAAATGTACTTATTCTACTTGTCGAGCCAAAAAGCAGGTGGAGAGATTGCATGATGGACGTCTTACAGATATTAAGTACATTGGAAAACACGAACACCCTAAATTGCAAAGTAGTCCCCAATGTACTGCATTTGTGTCTCCTTCTGAAGTGAGTAAAGCAGACATGCCTGCAATAGCTACATCTGAAG CTGAAGATGAGCTGGTTGTTGCCCATAATGATAAACCTCAACCTATTGACCCAGCAGAAACTCCAAGGGAGTTGGCTGCCACAGCAAGTAATAATAGTACAGGAAAGGCAGTTCCACAGTTGCATAATCCAAGAGATGATATTGATAATGACATCAGTCCCACTTCCAAGAGACA gaagagagaaacttgtgaTGTTCATAACAATCAAGTGAAAAAGACTCATTGTGAATCAAGGCAAGTGGTTCACATGATGAGTGAGGTTGACATAGTAAATGATGGCTATCGCTGGCGCAAATATGGGCAGAAATTAGTTAAAGGAAACCCCAATCCTAG AGACTTAGTTCTGAGCAGAGGAATGAGTAACCTTGGTGGAAGCAGCAAAGGGACATGa